A section of the Triticum dicoccoides isolate Atlit2015 ecotype Zavitan chromosome 7A, WEW_v2.0, whole genome shotgun sequence genome encodes:
- the LOC119331024 gene encoding uncharacterized acetyltransferase At3g50280-like: MPSPSVVRVVSSRTVAPPPRPRERIPLTSWDAAMLSANYIQKGLLFRRPSSSASALSTAAGVVDHLAAALGDALVYYYPVAGRCATEQHRDQLTGAVVGCSVHIDCDGQGVEVVHAVAHGVAMADVVPPDADVPRDVLAQFFQLADAVNYGGREQPLLAVQVTDLADGVFVGFAYNHALSDGTAFWDLVNSWAALARARLGLAPAPPTPRPSFERWSPDGGAAGPAVLPCADASELVERAAPLALRERMLHFSADSLAALKERAWEELLAAGDAAGAAAVTRFQALSSLLWRCITRARRLAPEQETVCRAAIDNRGRLRPELPREYFGNAIYAIGTEPARAAGLLERGHGWAAAAVGRAVAAHTDAAIRARVAAWTAKPMVYTHRFFDPTGTMMGSSPRFDMYGCDFGWGRPVAARSGRANKFDGKTSLYPGREGGGSIDAELTLTPDNMAALEEIEELWAAVTPDTPEKKP, from the coding sequence ATGCCGTCGCCGTCCGTGGTGCGCGTGGTGTCGTCGCGCACggtggcgccgccgccgcgcccgcgcgaGCGCATCCCGCTAACCTCCTGGGACGCCGCCATGCTCTCCGCCAACTACATCCAGAAGGGCCTCCTCTTCCGCAGACCCTCTTCCTCGGCATCCGCCCTCTCCACCGCCGCCGGCGTCGTCGACCACCTCGCCGCGGCCCTCGGCGACGCGCTTGTCTACTACTACCCCGTCGCCGGGCGCTGCGCCACGGAGCAGCACAGGGACCAACTTACCGGCGCCGTCGTTGGCTGCTCCGTCCACATCGACTGCGACGGCCAGGGCGTGGAGGTCGTGCACGCCGTCGCCCACGGCGTGGCCATGGCGGACGTCGTCCCGCCCGACGCCGACGTGCCGCGCGACGTGCTGGCGCAGTTCTTCCAGCTCGCCGACGCCGTCAACTACGGCGGCCGCGAGCAGCCGCTGCTCGCCGTCCAGGTGACCGACCTCGCCGACGGGGTGTTCGTCGGCTTCGCCTACAACCACGCGCTCTCCGACGGCACCGCCTTCTGGGACCTCGTCAACAGCTGGGCGGCCCTCGCGCGCGCCAGGCTCggcctcgccccggcgcccccgacgCCGAGGCCCTCGTTCGAGCGCTGGTCGCcggacggcggcgcggcggggcCGGCCGTGCTGCCGTGCGCCGACGCGTCGGAGCTCGTCGAGCGGGCGGCCCCGCTGGCGTTGCGCGAGCGGATGCTGCACTTCTCGGCGGACTCGCTGGCGGCGCTCAAGGAGCGCGCGTGGGAGGAGCTCCTGGCCGCTGGGGACGCGGCCGGCGCCGCCGCGGTGACGCGGTTCCAGGCGCTGTCCTCGCTCCTCTGGCGCTGCATCACCCGCGCGCGGCGGCTGGCGCCGGAGCAGGAGACCGTGTGCCGCGCCGCCATCGACAACCGCGGGCGGCTGCGGCCGGAGCTGCCCAGGGAGTACTTCGGCAACGCCATCTACGCCATCGGGACGGAGCCGGCGCGCGCCGCGGGCCTCCTGGAGCGCGGGCACGggtgggcggcggcggccgtgGGGCGGGCCGTGGCGGCGCACACGGACGCGGCCATCAGGGCGCGCGTGGCGGCGTGGACGGCCAAGCCCATGGTGTACACGCATCGCTTCTTCGACCCGACCGGGACCATGATGGGCAGCTCGCCGCGGTTCGACATGTACGGCTGCGACTTCGGGTGGGGGAGGCCCGTGGCGGCGCGCAGCGGCCGGGCCAACAAGTTCGACGGCAAGACGTCGCTGTACCCCGGCCGGGAGGGCGGCGGGAGCATCGACGCAGAGCTCACGCTCACGCCCGACAACATGGCGGCGCTCGAGGAGATTGAGGAGTTATGGGCTGCCGTGACCCCGGACACGCCGGAGAAGAAGCCTTGA